The Chloroflexota bacterium genome contains the following window.
GCCGCCTCCGGGCTGTTTCTCCATGATTGTATACCAGAATCTGGCCCAAAGATCGGGATTTATTCTGGTGCTCCAGAAACTGCTGTTATTTGGACTGATCCCCACATTTATGATTGCACAGCCAGTGCTGCGCCAATAATTCCGGCTTCATTGCGCAATTGCGCGGGGACGACTTCTGTTTTTACAGTGATATGGGGAAGAAATTTGGCGTGATGTTTGCTGATCCCGCCACCTAAAATGATGAGATCGGGCCATAGGAGTTTTTCCATTATTATCAGATATTCGTCCAGGCGTTTGGCCCATTTCGCCCAAGAAAGTCCCTTTACTTGACGGATGGCATCGGAGGCGCGTTTTTCGGCGGCTTTGCCTCGAATTTCGATATGCCCTAACTCGGTATTGGGCAGCAGTACGCCATCTGTGAAGAGTGAAGTGCCCAACCCTGTGCCGAGTGTAATTAGCAGCACTACCCCTTTACGCCCGCAACCCGCCCCAAAACTCATTTCAGCCAAACCCGCCGCGTCGGCATCGTTGATAACGTTCACCGGAGAGTTTGTGGTTTGTGAAAAAAGCTGCGCCGCGTTGATATTAATCCAGGCATCGTCAATATTCGAGGCAGTCCGCACAACCCCGTGCTGTATCGCCGCCGGAAATCCGCAGCCGATGGGGCCTTGCCAATCAAAGTGGCGCGCAATTTCAGCCACTGTATTGGCAACAGGTTGCGGGCTGGGCGGTTGAGGGGTCTCAATGCGGTAGCGGTCGGTGAGCATTTTGCCCTTTTTAATATTTACGGGGGCGCCCTTGATGCCTGATCCGCCGATGTCGATGCCTAATATTTCCACGCAACTTTCCTTTCTATCAGGTCTTACGCACTTTCAGTATATTTTTCATCGTTTTGCGTAAGTCCTGTCTATTTAGAGTTGCATATTATAACGCTTTACACACGGCATCCGCTTCAATTTCGACGAGCATTTCAGGGTCA
Protein-coding sequences here:
- a CDS encoding ROK family protein; translation: MEILGIDIGGSGIKGAPVNIKKGKMLTDRYRIETPQPPSPQPVANTVAEIARHFDWQGPIGCGFPAAIQHGVVRTASNIDDAWININAAQLFSQTTNSPVNVINDADAAGLAEMSFGAGCGRKGVVLLITLGTGLGTSLFTDGVLLPNTELGHIEIRGKAAEKRASDAIRQVKGLSWAKWAKRLDEYLIIMEKLLWPDLIILGGGISKHHAKFLPHITVKTEVVPAQLRNEAGIIGAALAVQS